One stretch of Bacillota bacterium DNA includes these proteins:
- a CDS encoding agmatinase family protein, producing the protein MLALEFGILGIPYDTAAGLGRPGARYAPAEVRRSLQWHLNRIRGKGVYDVEAGEVLDLDGVKVQDHGDVEVIGYDHGLMLERTEGPILGLLESGVIPVIIGGDHSVSLPGLRALHSMTESAMGIIQMDAHLDLVDDSPVQGRFSGSSEIRRALELDRVAPSNLIQVGVRGYNYPDQLDYIRRSGIRQIPAPEFRRVGAGAAAREALEVAASGTDRLYLTLDIDVLDPAYAPGSGADEPGGLSSREVMEFVRLVAPRVSVIDIVEVNPMMDFRGMTSAVAARIIMDFIVSVVRARKAGAGRTGRGCTGGRDGYDAQRGTQ; encoded by the coding sequence ATTCTGGCGCTGGAATTCGGTATACTGGGTATACCCTACGACACCGCGGCGGGCCTTGGCCGGCCGGGGGCAAGGTATGCCCCGGCAGAAGTGCGCAGGAGCCTCCAGTGGCACCTCAACCGGATCAGAGGCAAGGGCGTATATGATGTGGAGGCCGGGGAGGTCCTGGACCTCGACGGCGTAAAGGTCCAGGATCACGGGGATGTTGAGGTCATTGGGTATGACCACGGGCTGATGCTGGAGAGAACAGAGGGACCCATCCTGGGGCTCCTCGAGTCAGGGGTCATCCCCGTGATCATCGGCGGGGACCACTCTGTGAGCCTGCCAGGCCTCAGGGCCCTGCACTCCATGACGGAAAGTGCCATGGGGATCATCCAGATGGATGCCCACCTTGACCTGGTGGATGACTCCCCGGTCCAGGGACGCTTCTCAGGAAGCAGCGAGATCCGCAGGGCGCTGGAACTGGACAGGGTTGCCCCTTCTAACCTTATCCAGGTGGGGGTCAGGGGCTACAACTACCCTGACCAGCTGGACTACATACGAAGGAGCGGTATCAGGCAGATACCTGCGCCGGAGTTTCGACGGGTAGGGGCTGGGGCGGCCGCCAGGGAGGCCCTGGAGGTTGCCGCCTCTGGTACTGACAGGCTGTACCTCACCCTGGATATCGATGTTCTTGACCCGGCCTACGCCCCCGGATCCGGTGCTGACGAGCCGGGGGGCCTGTCCTCCCGGGAGGTCATGGAGTTCGTGAGGCTGGTGGCCCCCCGTGTGTCTGTCATCGATATCGTAGAGGTTAACCCCATGATGGACTTCCGGGGCATGACCTCGGCCGTGGCGGCCAGGATCATCATGGACTTCATTGTCTCCGTGGTGAGGGCACGAAAGGCCGGGGCTGGAAGAACGGGCCGGGGGTGCACGGGCGGGAGGGATGGGTACGATGCCCAGAGAGGTACGCAATGA
- a CDS encoding M20 family metallopeptidase → MDDAGVLALAKTLIQFDTTNPPGNEGGLARFAGRYLEGLGVEVSLHSVGTGRLAVVARLPGDLEGILVFNGHSDVVPAGSGWTTPPFRPEVRDGRLYGRGSTDMKGGVAAMMAAVSRLAQVPACQRATVVLHIVPDEEDKGLGTRYLVDHGLVEADAAIVGEPTGLQVQVAHKGILWVKATFHGKSAHASMPGKGVNAIYKASSAIERLKSEMATRLARTNHPLLGSPSVSVGVINGGTRVNTVPDRCEVWIDRRLVPGEDASLSVQEIREVLSPDSLEIDNLEEPMEVSESEPIVSLALGCARAVTGEDRGIAGFPGATDARFYVNDAGIPTILLGPGSISRAHTADEWVPVEDLENAAAIYFEIARNFRK, encoded by the coding sequence ATGGACGACGCTGGTGTCCTGGCCCTAGCAAAGACCCTGATCCAGTTTGACACCACCAACCCGCCGGGGAACGAAGGGGGCCTGGCTAGGTTTGCTGGCCGGTACCTGGAGGGCCTTGGTGTCGAGGTCTCCCTTCACAGCGTGGGCACGGGCAGGCTGGCGGTGGTGGCGCGCCTGCCAGGGGACCTTGAGGGCATCCTGGTCTTCAACGGTCACTCCGACGTTGTTCCAGCGGGTAGCGGCTGGACAACCCCTCCCTTCAGGCCCGAGGTACGCGACGGCCGCCTCTACGGGCGAGGGAGCACCGACATGAAGGGTGGGGTGGCCGCCATGATGGCGGCAGTGTCCCGCCTGGCCCAGGTGCCAGCCTGCCAGCGGGCAACCGTGGTGCTCCACATAGTCCCGGACGAGGAGGACAAGGGACTCGGTACCCGGTACCTGGTGGACCACGGCCTGGTGGAGGCAGACGCCGCCATCGTGGGTGAGCCCACAGGGTTGCAGGTCCAGGTGGCCCACAAGGGGATCCTGTGGGTCAAGGCCACCTTCCACGGTAAGTCAGCCCATGCCAGCATGCCTGGAAAAGGGGTCAACGCAATATACAAGGCCTCCTCGGCGATAGAGCGCCTCAAGAGCGAGATGGCCACGAGGCTTGCCAGGACCAACCACCCCCTTCTGGGGAGTCCCAGCGTCAGCGTGGGCGTGATAAATGGTGGGACGCGAGTGAACACTGTGCCCGACCGCTGCGAGGTGTGGATCGATCGCAGGCTTGTGCCGGGCGAGGACGCATCCCTGTCGGTCCAGGAGATCAGGGAGGTCCTATCCCCGGACAGCCTTGAGATCGATAACCTTGAGGAACCCATGGAGGTTTCCGAAAGCGAGCCCATAGTCAGCCTGGCCCTTGGTTGCGCCAGGGCCGTCACGGGAGAGGACAGGGGTATCGCTGGCTTTCCCGGTGCCACCGACGCCCGCTTCTACGTGAACGACGCTGGCATCCCCACCATTCTTCTTGGGCCTGGCTCCATTTCCAGGGCCCACACAGCGGATGAGTGGGTGCCAGTAGAGGACCTGGAGAATGCAGCCGCCATCTACTTCGAGATCGCCAGGAACTTCAGGAAGTGA
- a CDS encoding pyridoxal phosphate-dependent aminotransferase → MPREVRNEGRLSPRAMRLPPFGIRKVYEAAVAMERQGIEVIHLELGRPDFDTPAHIKDAAIRAINEGQVHYTSNMGLLQLREAIAQKLLAQHGLEYDPHEEIFVTVGGSEALMVTFAAILSDGDGIVVPVPGYTTYFSLPVFWGAEVIPVRCSEESGYQLDVRDLEKSLTSNAKAIMVNSPCNPTGAVWDRNTMEGVARVALDRDMVVISDEVYETLAYDGAEVVSPAALPGMRERTLIINSISKTYSATGWRVGYVAGPARLVQAAYRVHQHNVASANTFAQWGAVAALEGPQDDVERMVSAFDERRRYLHDALQGIPGLACHRPQGAFYMFPNTSAFGMSSEELTMYLLREAKVAVVHGTAFGPAGEGHVRISYASSMENLRAAVERLAEALSRLG, encoded by the coding sequence ATGCCCAGAGAGGTACGCAATGAAGGGCGGTTGTCCCCAAGGGCCATGAGGTTGCCCCCCTTCGGTATCAGGAAGGTTTACGAGGCGGCGGTGGCCATGGAGCGGCAGGGGATCGAGGTCATCCACCTGGAACTGGGCAGGCCGGATTTCGACACGCCGGCCCACATCAAGGATGCGGCAATAAGAGCCATCAACGAGGGCCAGGTGCACTACACCTCCAACATGGGACTTCTCCAGCTCCGAGAGGCGATAGCCCAAAAGCTCCTGGCCCAGCACGGCCTGGAGTATGACCCCCATGAGGAGATCTTCGTGACAGTGGGAGGGTCCGAGGCTCTCATGGTGACCTTTGCTGCCATCCTCTCGGACGGGGATGGCATTGTCGTGCCGGTTCCAGGTTATACCACTTACTTTAGCCTGCCCGTCTTCTGGGGGGCCGAGGTCATACCCGTCCGGTGCTCCGAGGAGAGTGGCTACCAGCTGGATGTGAGGGATCTGGAGAAGAGCCTGACCTCGAATGCCAAGGCCATTATGGTTAACTCGCCCTGTAACCCCACGGGCGCGGTTTGGGACCGGAACACCATGGAGGGGGTAGCCAGGGTGGCCCTGGACAGGGACATGGTGGTCATTTCCGATGAGGTCTACGAAACCCTGGCCTACGACGGGGCGGAGGTGGTGAGCCCCGCAGCGCTTCCTGGTATGAGGGAGAGGACCCTCATCATCAACAGCATCTCCAAGACCTACTCAGCGACGGGGTGGCGCGTGGGGTACGTGGCGGGTCCCGCCAGGCTGGTCCAGGCGGCCTACAGGGTTCACCAGCATAACGTGGCCTCGGCCAATACCTTTGCCCAGTGGGGGGCTGTGGCAGCCCTGGAAGGCCCCCAGGACGATGTGGAGCGAATGGTCTCGGCCTTTGACGAAAGGAGGCGCTATCTCCATGATGCCCTCCAAGGGATACCAGGACTGGCTTGCCACAGGCCCCAGGGGGCCTTCTACATGTTCCCCAATACCAGCGCATTTGGGATGTCATCAGAGGAGTTGACCATGTACCTGCTCCGGGAGGCCAAGGTAGCGGTGGTTCACGGGACCGCCTTCGGCCCCGCGGGGGAGGGGCACGTCAGGATATCCTATGCCAGTTCCATGGAGAACCTCAGGGCTGCAGTGGAACGGCTGGCCGAGGCCCTCTCCAGGCTAGGATAG
- a CDS encoding M24 family metallopeptidase, with translation MVFEKAEYLERLRKTKERMSAEGIGVLLASDPANMNYLTGYDGWSFYVPQMVMVFMDKEEPIWIGREMDASGARITTWLDGSNILSYTDDYVQNPPKHPMDHIASVLGDLGAGTSVIGVEKDVYYFTALGYERLHAGLPGARFKDASLLVNWVRFIKSDNEIRYMKMAARLVEKAMATALEAIDEGIRGCDVVAGIYHAQISGTSEFGGEYTGFAPMLPSGEQTCTPHLTWSDREYKKGDVVILELAGCKHRYHSPMARTMVVGPAPAGVRDTAQVVVEGIEAALDAVKPGATCEDVERAWRHVIERQGLRKNSRLGYSIGIGYPPDWGEHTASLRQGDRTVLGPNMTFHMIAGIWLEDFGVEVSEAIRVTEKGSETLASFPRDLLVK, from the coding sequence ATGGTATTCGAGAAGGCCGAGTACCTGGAGAGGCTGAGGAAAACCAAGGAACGGATGAGCGCCGAAGGCATAGGCGTGCTCCTGGCATCGGATCCTGCCAACATGAACTACCTCACGGGCTATGACGGGTGGTCCTTCTACGTTCCCCAGATGGTCATGGTGTTCATGGACAAGGAAGAGCCCATCTGGATCGGGAGGGAGATGGATGCCAGCGGGGCCAGGATCACCACCTGGCTGGATGGCAGCAACATCCTCTCTTACACTGATGACTACGTGCAGAACCCCCCGAAGCACCCCATGGACCACATAGCCTCGGTCCTTGGGGACCTGGGTGCAGGCACCAGCGTGATTGGGGTGGAGAAGGATGTCTACTACTTCACCGCCCTGGGTTATGAGAGGCTCCATGCGGGCCTTCCCGGGGCCCGTTTCAAGGATGCCTCACTCCTAGTGAACTGGGTGCGATTCATCAAGTCGGATAACGAGATCCGTTACATGAAGATGGCGGCCAGGCTGGTAGAGAAGGCCATGGCCACGGCCTTGGAGGCCATTGACGAGGGTATCAGGGGATGCGATGTTGTTGCCGGCATTTACCACGCCCAGATCAGCGGTACCAGCGAGTTCGGCGGGGAGTACACAGGTTTTGCTCCCATGCTGCCCTCGGGCGAGCAAACCTGTACGCCTCACCTCACCTGGTCCGACCGGGAGTACAAGAAGGGCGATGTGGTCATCCTGGAGCTAGCCGGCTGCAAGCACCGGTACCACTCACCCATGGCCAGGACAATGGTTGTAGGGCCGGCTCCGGCCGGGGTCAGGGACACCGCCCAGGTTGTTGTGGAGGGGATCGAGGCCGCCCTAGACGCGGTGAAACCTGGGGCCACATGCGAAGATGTCGAGAGAGCCTGGAGGCATGTCATCGAAAGGCAGGGCCTGAGGAAGAACTCGCGGCTTGGCTACTCCATCGGTATAGGGTACCCCCCTGACTGGGGTGAGCACACTGCCAGCCTGAGGCAGGGAGACCGGACTGTCCTAGGGCCCAACATGACGTTCCACATGATCGCCGGGATCTGGCTGGAGGACTTCGGTGTCGAGGTCAGCGAGGCCATCCGGGTTACTGAGAAGGGTTCAGAGACCCTGGCAAGTTTCCCCAGAGACCTTCTGGTCAAATGA
- a CDS encoding DMT family transporter yields the protein MLAQPQAGTHEFFLQESGEVTQNINTMESQAIPRRQSTWALAGYGYVMGAVFCWSTYPIIMKVAYSHGVEPIDLMGVRLVVAASLLLGYCLLRLKRGDYGSFLDSTHRWDLILQVLTGAATSFCTTYAIAFIDAGAAIMILYLYPAMTNVLSIAYFGERLGRIRIGSLLLALVGLYLVVNPGQSSLNTTGVTLALAGAFTYALSQVYAQKNLDRVHPAAISAYVVLGTLVIVLLLRKPSYLLAPSLPLLWSGASLGLIPTALGFVLGFLGIRCLGASRASIVMTIEPVLTITLAMLILKESLSWTQALGAVSILTGVLALRLESFKCREPVPGGTTRE from the coding sequence GTGTTGGCGCAACCGCAGGCAGGCACACACGAGTTCTTCCTACAGGAATCCGGCGAGGTCACTCAGAATATCAACACCATGGAATCTCAAGCCATCCCCCGGCGGCAGTCCACCTGGGCCCTGGCCGGTTACGGCTACGTGATGGGCGCGGTGTTCTGCTGGTCCACCTACCCCATAATCATGAAGGTTGCCTACTCGCACGGAGTCGAACCCATTGACCTTATGGGGGTACGCCTGGTGGTGGCGGCTTCACTGCTCTTGGGCTACTGCCTCCTCCGGCTAAAGAGGGGGGACTACGGGTCATTCCTGGATTCCACTCACCGCTGGGACCTCATCCTCCAGGTCCTGACGGGAGCCGCCACATCCTTCTGCACAACCTACGCCATAGCGTTCATCGACGCAGGGGCAGCCATCATGATCCTCTACCTATATCCCGCCATGACCAATGTGCTGTCCATCGCCTACTTCGGTGAGCGACTGGGTCGGATCAGGATAGGCTCTCTGCTCCTGGCCCTGGTTGGCCTCTACCTGGTGGTGAACCCAGGCCAGTCCAGCCTGAACACCACAGGTGTCACCCTGGCGCTAGCCGGGGCGTTCACCTATGCCCTCAGCCAGGTTTACGCTCAGAAGAACCTGGACCGGGTACACCCCGCAGCCATTTCGGCCTACGTGGTCCTGGGCACACTGGTAATAGTGCTGCTGCTAAGGAAGCCCTCCTACCTGCTGGCACCGTCCCTGCCCCTGCTCTGGTCGGGCGCCAGCCTGGGGCTGATCCCAACCGCCCTGGGTTTCGTGCTAGGTTTCCTTGGCATACGCTGCCTCGGTGCCAGCAGGGCCAGCATCGTCATGACCATTGAGCCGGTTCTCACCATCACCCTGGCGATGCTTATCCTGAAGGAGAGCCTGTCGTGGACCCAGGCTCTAGGGGCTGTGTCCATCCTTACCGGCGTACTTGCGCTTAGGCTCGAGTCCTTCAAGTGCCGGGAACCGGTCCCAGGGGGGACCACCAGGGAGTGA
- a CDS encoding flavodoxin family protein, which yields MYIVGFVGSPRHGGNTDTLVDEVLKGASKEGAVTRKYSLAGMEIHPCTACDACKPRGECVFEDDMVELAREMEKADVYVIGTPVYFWGPSAQLKAFVDRWYSLQEKGASFMNGKKAALVCTHEDASKTTAQHIVGMFRESFKYLKVDFVDQLLVSIDGKGEVKKDRDAMEAARRLGGTLSGTP from the coding sequence GTGTACATTGTGGGTTTCGTGGGGAGTCCAAGACACGGGGGCAATACTGACACCCTCGTGGATGAGGTGCTGAAAGGGGCGTCCAAGGAGGGGGCTGTTACCCGGAAGTACAGCCTGGCAGGCATGGAGATCCACCCTTGCACTGCCTGCGATGCGTGCAAGCCACGCGGGGAGTGCGTCTTCGAAGATGACATGGTGGAGCTGGCACGAGAAATGGAGAAGGCCGACGTCTATGTCATCGGTACCCCCGTGTACTTCTGGGGGCCCAGCGCCCAGTTGAAGGCCTTTGTTGATCGCTGGTACTCGTTGCAGGAAAAGGGTGCCAGCTTCATGAACGGGAAGAAGGCCGCGCTGGTATGCACACACGAGGACGCCTCGAAGACCACCGCCCAGCACATTGTGGGCATGTTCCGGGAGAGCTTCAAGTACCTGAAGGTGGACTTCGTGGACCAGCTCTTGGTCAGCATAGATGGTAAGGGTGAGGTCAAGAAGGATAGGGATGCCATGGAGGCCGCGCGCCGGTTGGGGGGGACCCTCTCGGGCACACCTTGA
- a CDS encoding aldehyde ferredoxin oxidoreductase family protein — protein MFPEARIIWVNLDDKKVEPLTLPPEVYRLYPGGSALAMYLILKEMKAGVDPLGPGNLLVFSVSPLTGLPISGQSRLVVTAKSPLTGAIGDSESGGFFPKDLKGNGWDAVVFQGRATHPVYLFIDGDHAELREAQGAWGMVTGDAEDAIRKDLGASDVEIAQIGPGGERMVKYACIINMCNRANGRTGMGAVMGSKNLKAVVVRKSRARRPVDPEGLRALTADVKERIEANNAVKYLGIDGTDSDLLAFSESGFLPTRNISTGYFPEGASSITGETMSRTILKERDTCYGCAVRCKRVVEVPGRAEPRYGGPEYETCATLGSYCGVTSLESIAESNQLCNMYGLDTISCGATISFAMECFEKGIITLEDTGGLDLRFGNGEAVNALIHLVAKRKGIGDILAEGSRAAAQHFGKGAEALSMSVKGNEIPAHMPQFKPSVGLIYAVNPFGADHESSEHDPAVSLPPDSPDRVRLFQIGAWKGYEDSLSLDEEKVRFAFVSQCFYSLLDTICLCNFVWGPAWQLYGPEDVVSLCKAGIGWDTSLYELMKAGERRLNMMRFFNAREGFTRKDDYLPQRFFQPLPDGPSEGVRVDEGEFKRALDLYYCIAGWDETTGNPAPGKLRELSLGWLLEQAG, from the coding sequence ATGTTTCCAGAGGCCAGAATCATCTGGGTAAACCTCGATGACAAGAAGGTTGAGCCCTTGACCCTGCCGCCGGAGGTGTATCGCCTGTACCCAGGGGGCTCAGCCCTAGCCATGTACTTGATCCTCAAGGAGATGAAGGCAGGGGTGGACCCCCTGGGACCCGGCAACCTGCTGGTGTTCTCCGTTTCCCCTCTTACAGGTCTTCCCATCAGCGGGCAAAGCCGCCTAGTGGTCACAGCCAAGAGCCCACTCACTGGGGCCATTGGCGACAGCGAATCCGGCGGCTTCTTCCCAAAGGACCTTAAGGGAAACGGGTGGGATGCCGTGGTGTTCCAGGGGAGGGCCACGCACCCTGTGTACCTGTTCATTGACGGGGACCATGCGGAACTCAGGGAGGCCCAGGGGGCCTGGGGTATGGTGACCGGGGATGCCGAGGACGCCATTAGGAAGGACCTGGGGGCCAGTGATGTGGAGATCGCCCAGATCGGGCCCGGCGGTGAACGCATGGTCAAGTACGCCTGCATCATAAACATGTGCAACAGGGCCAACGGCAGGACGGGCATGGGGGCCGTGATGGGGTCCAAGAACCTCAAGGCGGTTGTTGTCAGGAAGAGCAGGGCCAGGCGACCCGTGGATCCGGAGGGCCTAAGAGCGCTTACCGCCGATGTCAAGGAGAGGATCGAGGCCAATAACGCCGTGAAGTACCTGGGGATCGACGGCACGGACTCGGACCTCCTGGCCTTTAGCGAATCCGGGTTCCTGCCCACCAGGAACATCTCCACCGGGTACTTCCCGGAGGGGGCCTCCAGCATAACCGGGGAAACAATGTCCAGGACCATACTCAAGGAGAGGGATACCTGCTACGGATGTGCCGTGAGGTGCAAACGGGTTGTGGAGGTCCCAGGCAGGGCAGAACCCCGCTACGGCGGGCCAGAGTACGAGACCTGCGCCACCCTGGGTTCCTACTGCGGAGTGACCTCCCTGGAGAGCATTGCCGAGTCCAACCAGCTGTGCAACATGTACGGCCTGGATACCATCTCTTGTGGTGCCACCATATCCTTCGCCATGGAGTGCTTCGAGAAGGGCATCATCACCCTGGAGGATACGGGCGGGCTTGACCTGAGGTTCGGAAACGGCGAGGCCGTGAACGCCTTGATCCACCTCGTCGCCAAGCGCAAGGGCATAGGAGACATCCTGGCCGAGGGCAGCAGGGCGGCAGCCCAGCACTTTGGAAAGGGAGCCGAGGCCCTGTCCATGTCGGTGAAGGGCAACGAGATACCCGCCCACATGCCCCAGTTCAAACCCTCCGTTGGGCTGATATATGCGGTCAATCCCTTTGGCGCTGACCACGAATCGTCCGAACACGACCCTGCTGTCTCGCTCCCACCTGATAGCCCGGACAGGGTTCGCCTTTTCCAGATAGGCGCGTGGAAGGGCTACGAGGACTCCCTTTCCCTGGACGAGGAGAAGGTCCGGTTTGCCTTCGTATCGCAGTGCTTCTACTCCCTTCTGGATACCATCTGCCTCTGCAACTTCGTGTGGGGACCAGCGTGGCAGCTGTATGGGCCCGAGGATGTGGTGAGCCTCTGCAAGGCTGGAATTGGATGGGATACCTCCCTCTACGAACTGATGAAGGCGGGCGAGAGACGCCTGAACATGATGAGGTTCTTCAATGCCCGCGAGGGCTTTACCAGGAAGGATGACTACCTGCCCCAGCGGTTCTTCCAGCCACTGCCTGATGGGCCCTCCGAGGGCGTCCGTGTTGATGAAGGTGAGTTCAAGAGGGCCCTTGACCTCTACTACTGCATCGCGGGCTGGGATGAGACCACCGGAAACCCGGCGCCGGGCAAGCTGAGGGAGCTCTCCCTGGGCTGGCTTCTGGAACAGGCAGGCTGA
- the pyrB gene encoding aspartate carbamoyltransferase produces the protein MLGGKDILTTEQLTREELEEILRVTERFDEALSRRQALGHMEGLIMAALFFEPSTRTRLSFESAMQRLGGSVINVADAKTSSAAKGETLSDAISVIQSYCDVIVIRHPDIGSAEEAARASEVPVINGGDGSGQHPTQALLDMYTIKKEKGRMEGLTVSLVGDLKHGRTVHSLVYLLALYGNSVKLVSPESLAMPGYIRETLAARGADIEEVEDLGAVAGVSDVIYVTRVQKERFQDLAEYERVKGAYVVNADLAGRSKEGVTIMHPLPRVDEIAVDTDGYSGAAYFRQAANGVPTRMALLAMVTGRA, from the coding sequence TTGCTGGGAGGCAAGGACATTCTCACTACTGAGCAACTGACCCGGGAGGAACTGGAGGAGATCCTGAGGGTGACGGAGAGGTTTGACGAAGCCCTCTCCAGGCGCCAGGCGCTCGGGCACATGGAGGGGCTCATCATGGCGGCCCTCTTCTTCGAGCCCAGCACCAGGACGCGGCTGTCCTTCGAGAGCGCCATGCAGAGGCTGGGCGGCAGTGTCATCAACGTTGCTGATGCCAAGACCTCTTCCGCGGCAAAGGGCGAAACCTTGAGTGATGCCATCAGTGTCATACAGAGCTACTGCGACGTGATAGTCATACGCCACCCCGACATTGGCTCAGCAGAGGAGGCGGCCCGGGCATCAGAGGTCCCGGTGATAAACGGAGGCGATGGTTCTGGGCAACACCCCACGCAGGCGCTCCTTGACATGTACACTATCAAGAAAGAGAAAGGCCGCATGGAAGGGCTCACTGTTTCCCTGGTTGGGGATCTCAAGCACGGACGCACGGTTCACAGCCTCGTTTACCTCCTGGCGCTCTACGGCAATTCCGTGAAACTGGTATCCCCGGAGAGCCTGGCAATGCCCGGGTACATCCGGGAAACACTGGCGGCCAGGGGCGCGGATATAGAGGAAGTGGAGGACCTGGGGGCTGTGGCCGGGGTTAGCGATGTCATCTACGTGACCAGAGTGCAGAAGGAGCGCTTCCAGGACCTTGCGGAGTACGAGAGGGTGAAGGGCGCCTACGTGGTAAACGCCGATCTGGCCGGCAGGTCCAAAGAGGGGGTTACTATCATGCACCCCCTTCCCAGGGTTGACGAGATAGCGGTGGACACCGACGGCTATTCTGGTGCCGCCTACTTCCGCCAGGCGGCCAATGGGGTTCCGACCCGTATGGCGCTCCTGGCCATGGTGACTGGCCGCGCATAG
- the panB gene encoding 3-methyl-2-oxobutanoate hydroxymethyltransferase produces MAKKTILDFQEMKKKGEKIVYVTGYNAQVARLEEAAGVDMILVGDSVGNTDLGYASTIPVTMEEMLVFCKAVRRGAQDTFVVGDMPFMSYQGSITDAVYNAGRLIKEAEMDAVKLEGGAEMAPVVEAMTRAGMLVMGHIGLTPQSAGQFGGWRAQGRDPKKALSLVKDALALENAGAFSVLLEGVPPVVSDTIRQRSSVPILGIGAGSPCDGQLLIIYDLLGMFQLFTPKFVKKYGNLAEDIKSMVGEYCSDVRQGAFPGKEHAYGMPPEAEAEFRRMLKEELGD; encoded by the coding sequence GTGGCGAAGAAGACCATCCTTGATTTCCAGGAAATGAAGAAGAAAGGCGAGAAGATCGTCTACGTAACCGGGTACAACGCGCAGGTGGCGCGGCTTGAGGAAGCCGCGGGCGTGGATATGATCCTAGTGGGAGACTCCGTGGGCAATACCGACTTGGGTTATGCCTCCACCATTCCGGTCACCATGGAAGAGATGCTGGTGTTCTGCAAGGCGGTGCGCAGGGGGGCGCAGGATACCTTCGTGGTTGGGGACATGCCCTTCATGTCCTACCAGGGTTCCATAACTGATGCCGTCTACAACGCTGGCCGTCTCATCAAAGAGGCAGAGATGGATGCGGTGAAACTGGAGGGCGGAGCAGAGATGGCTCCGGTGGTGGAGGCCATGACCCGGGCCGGTATGCTGGTGATGGGCCACATAGGCCTCACACCCCAGTCCGCCGGGCAATTTGGCGGCTGGAGGGCCCAGGGAAGAGACCCTAAGAAGGCCCTCTCACTGGTAAAGGATGCGCTTGCCCTGGAGAACGCAGGTGCCTTCTCCGTGCTCCTCGAGGGGGTGCCCCCGGTGGTGAGCGACACCATCCGCCAGCGCTCTTCAGTGCCCATCCTGGGGATCGGGGCGGGAAGCCCCTGCGACGGCCAGCTCCTCATCATCTACGACCTCCTGGGTATGTTCCAGCTGTTCACCCCCAAGTTCGTGAAGAAGTACGGCAACCTGGCAGAGGACATCAAGTCCATGGTGGGGGAGTACTGTTCCGACGTGAGGCAAGGGGCCTTCCCAGGAAAGGAACACGCCTACGGGATGCCGCCTGAGGCGGAAGCCGAGTTCCGCAGGATGCTCAAGGAGGAGCTGGGGGATTAG